TAACGTCATGCTGACCGGCTATAAGGGCCAGCTCAAACTCAAGGACTGGACCTTCGCGATCGCCAAGCGGTCAACGATGCGCAAAGCGCGAATCGCTCTGGCGCGCCGCCTTGGGATCATCATGCGCGCGATGCTGCGAGACGGGACAGAGTTCGCATCGGCCTAAGCCCCGCAATCCAAAAGACAGGAGGCCGAATCCAGCTCCCAGGAGGAGCGACGCCCCAGGGAGGGAGTAGACGACGGCGCGGATTTCGTAGCCACGCGGTCAACCGGTGGCCGACTGCGATTTCAACCAAGCGGCCTGCACCCAGCTCACCCCATCAAGTGCGGAACGAGCACGCAAAGAACGCAGGCACCCGAAAGCGTCGACATCCGGAAGAGTCTCCCGCCCTTGACCCACCAGAGAACGATACCGCCCCACGATCGTCGCTGACCAGCGAAAGCGCAGCCTAAAACCTCATACGATTTGGCAAATTACATCGAATATTTCAGTAACGTCAAGTTAATTGTGTCACATTTTTGTCAAAATGATGGACGAGGTCTATGTAAAAATTGAGGACCGAATGATTCAATCCGGCGGATATTGGCAGTACAGCTTTCAGACGTCTATAAAATAACGCCGCTCTGCGAATAAAGGAGTTTTTTGGGCACGCTACAATTCACGCGCGAGCGCTGAATTGTAACAAGCTATCACTTCTTTGGCTTGTAATCTGATTCCGGAGGAAAAATGACTGATCCGATCACCGCGCTGCACTACACGGCCAACGGAAATTTCCTCAATGGCGTCTATGCTCCGAGAGCTGATGGCTTCAACCTGGCGGACGTCGGCTCGGTTTCGGAACTCAATGCGCTGCCTCCCGGCGTCAAGGGCCTCGTTTACCTTGGTCTCACCAACGGAGCCGACGCTAATTTTCAAGCCACCGTCAGCGCCTTCATCGGCAATCCGAACCTTTATGGCTTCTACATTGCTGATGAGCCTGGGCCCGGTCTCGCGGCCAACCTGAAGGCCGAGTCGGATTGGATTCACGCCAACGTTCCAGGCGCCAAGACGTTCATGGTCGAACAGAACATGAGCGCCGACACCAGCCCGACCTTTATTTACTCTCCCGCCAACACAGGCATTGACCTCTTCGGTCTCGATCCTTATCCGTCCAATATCAATGTCCCGAACAATTACGACCTCAATATCATTCCGGCAGCTGTGAGCGCGGCTGAAACTGCTGGGGTGCCGCTGGCGGATATTGTTCCTGTCTATCAAGCGTTCGGCGGCGGAGGCTACGCATCCTGGATCGTGCCGACGCCTGCGCAGGAGCAGCAGATTCTATCGACGTGGGGCGCGTCCGTCCCATCCCCAGCGTTCGACTATGCCTATAGCTGGGGCGTTCAGTCTTCAGACACGGCGCTCAGTACCGA
The nucleotide sequence above comes from Pirellulales bacterium. Encoded proteins:
- a CDS encoding IS110 family transposase, which produces NVMLTGYKGQLKLKDWTFAIAKRSTMRKARIALARRLGIIMRAMLRDGTEFASA